A portion of the Achromobacter sp. MFA1 R4 genome contains these proteins:
- a CDS encoding substrate-binding domain-containing protein — protein sequence MTYKFRIGLRPQWTLGGDDEAGPVPLQDMLALLAAIDATGNISGACRACGLSYRHAWGVLRRFESIFGTQLLITNRRQGTQLSPFAQRLLWANRRIEARLMPTLDSMASELQEELERLLPESGPHLRLHASHGFAVESLMQHMSGRTPGLELRYRTAIEALASLERHECDLAGFQVPLGDFEAPIMERYAQWLHADDYMLIHLAVRNTGLFVTAGNPKQIRGMADLARTDVRFVNRQIGSSTRYLVGLMLQRAGVSIGEVQGYETNEFTHMAIAAHIASGMADTGVGVETAACRFGLDFIPLVRERYFFAIRKASLDTPAMRDLLSIMRSPDYVGYVGQLVGYDARDTGRLQTLEEAFPRERAPRSAGI from the coding sequence ATGACATATAAGTTCCGAATCGGCCTAAGGCCGCAATGGACGCTGGGCGGAGACGACGAGGCGGGGCCCGTGCCCTTGCAGGACATGCTCGCCCTGCTGGCGGCCATCGACGCCACCGGCAACATCTCGGGCGCCTGCCGCGCCTGCGGGCTGTCGTACCGGCACGCCTGGGGCGTGCTGCGCCGCTTCGAATCCATCTTCGGCACGCAACTGCTCATCACCAACCGCCGCCAGGGCACGCAGTTGTCGCCCTTTGCGCAGCGCCTGCTGTGGGCCAACCGCCGCATCGAGGCGCGGCTGATGCCCACGCTGGACAGCATGGCCTCGGAACTGCAAGAAGAACTGGAACGCCTGCTGCCCGAAAGCGGCCCGCACCTGCGCCTGCACGCCAGCCACGGCTTTGCGGTGGAATCCCTGATGCAGCACATGAGCGGGCGCACGCCGGGGCTGGAACTGCGCTATCGCACCGCGATCGAGGCGCTGGCCTCGCTGGAACGCCACGAATGCGACCTGGCCGGATTCCAGGTGCCGCTGGGCGATTTCGAGGCGCCCATCATGGAGCGCTACGCGCAGTGGCTGCACGCCGACGACTACATGCTGATCCACCTGGCCGTGCGCAATACGGGGCTATTCGTCACGGCGGGCAATCCCAAGCAGATCCGCGGCATGGCGGACCTGGCGCGCACGGACGTGCGTTTCGTGAACCGCCAGATCGGCTCCAGCACGCGCTATCTGGTGGGGCTGATGCTGCAGCGCGCAGGCGTGTCGATCGGCGAGGTGCAGGGTTACGAAACCAACGAGTTCACCCACATGGCGATTGCCGCGCACATCGCCAGCGGCATGGCGGACACGGGCGTGGGCGTGGAGACGGCGGCCTGCCGCTTCGGCCTGGACTTCATTCCGCTGGTGCGCGAGCGCTATTTTTTCGCCATCCGCAAGGCGTCGCTGGACACGCCCGCCATGCGCGACCTGCTGTCCATCATGCGCAGCCCGGATTATGTCGGTTACGTAGGCCAGCTCGTGGGCTACGATGCCCGCGACACGGGGCGGCTGCAGACGCTGGAAGAAGCCTTTCCGCGGGAGCGCGCGCCGCGATCCGCCGGGATATGA
- a CDS encoding NADH-quinone oxidoreductase subunit NuoF, with amino-acid sequence MSAPLVIYVPRDAAALAMDADAVARDIERIADQRGLAVQVVRNGSRGLLWLEPLVEVATPEGRIAYGPVQPEDVASLFDAGFHTGGEHPLHLGPTEQIPYLKQQERLTFARVGVIDPLSLQDYAAHGGLQGLKRALSMPPAQIVDEMVESGLRGRGGAAFPTGIKWKTVAGTPGDTKYIVCNADEGDSGTFADRLLMEGDPYVLIEGMTIAGLAVGATYGYIYVRSEYPHAIATLEAAIARARSVGWLGDDVHGSGRRFDLEVRKGAGAYICGEETSLLESLEGKRGVVRAKPPLPAISGLFGKPTVINNVISLATVPIILAKGAAYYRDYGVGRSHGTLPFQLAGNLKHGGLVEKAFGLSLRDLLYGFGGGSASGRPLRAVQVGGPLGAYLPESQWDVPLDYEAYVQISAMIGHGGLVAFDDTVDMARMARYAMEFCAIESCGKCTPCRIGSTRGVETIDKIAAGGQSREQREQQVHLLRDLCDTMLGGSLCALGGMAPYPVLSALNHFPQDFGIESSHSAAHAA; translated from the coding sequence ATGAGCGCCCCCCTCGTCATCTACGTGCCGCGCGACGCGGCGGCGCTGGCCATGGACGCGGACGCCGTGGCGCGCGACATAGAGCGCATCGCCGACCAGCGCGGCCTGGCCGTGCAGGTGGTGCGCAACGGCTCGCGCGGCCTGCTGTGGCTGGAGCCGCTGGTCGAGGTGGCCACCCCCGAGGGCCGGATCGCCTATGGTCCCGTCCAGCCCGAAGACGTGGCGTCGCTGTTCGACGCGGGTTTCCACACCGGCGGCGAGCATCCGCTGCACCTGGGCCCGACCGAACAAATCCCCTATCTCAAGCAGCAGGAACGCCTGACCTTCGCCCGCGTCGGCGTGATCGATCCGCTGTCCCTGCAGGACTACGCCGCGCATGGCGGACTGCAGGGCCTGAAGCGGGCGCTGTCCATGCCCCCCGCCCAGATCGTCGACGAAATGGTCGAATCCGGCCTGCGCGGCCGCGGCGGCGCGGCCTTTCCCACCGGCATCAAATGGAAGACCGTCGCGGGCACGCCCGGCGACACCAAGTACATCGTCTGCAACGCCGACGAAGGCGACTCCGGCACCTTCGCCGACCGCCTGTTGATGGAAGGCGATCCGTACGTCCTGATCGAAGGCATGACCATCGCGGGCCTGGCGGTGGGCGCGACCTACGGCTACATCTACGTGCGCTCGGAATACCCGCACGCCATCGCCACGCTGGAAGCCGCCATCGCGCGGGCGCGCAGCGTCGGCTGGCTGGGCGACGACGTGCACGGCAGCGGCCGCCGCTTCGACCTGGAAGTGCGCAAGGGCGCCGGCGCCTACATCTGCGGCGAAGAGACCTCCTTGCTGGAAAGCCTGGAAGGCAAGCGCGGCGTGGTCCGCGCCAAGCCGCCGCTCCCGGCCATTTCCGGGCTGTTCGGCAAGCCCACCGTCATCAACAACGTGATCTCGCTGGCCACCGTGCCCATCATCCTGGCCAAGGGCGCGGCGTATTACCGCGACTACGGCGTGGGCCGCTCGCACGGCACGCTGCCGTTCCAGCTTGCGGGCAATCTCAAGCATGGCGGGCTGGTGGAAAAGGCCTTTGGCCTGAGCCTGCGCGACCTGCTGTACGGCTTTGGCGGGGGCAGCGCATCCGGCAGGCCGCTGCGCGCCGTCCAGGTCGGCGGCCCGCTGGGCGCTTACCTGCCCGAATCGCAATGGGACGTGCCGCTGGACTACGAAGCCTACGTCCAGATCTCGGCCATGATCGGCCACGGGGGCCTCGTGGCCTTCGACGACACCGTGGACATGGCGCGCATGGCGCGCTACGCCATGGAGTTCTGCGCCATCGAATCCTGTGGCAAGTGCACGCCCTGCCGCATCGGCTCGACGCGCGGCGTGGAGACCATCGACAAGATCGCCGCCGGCGGCCAGAGCCGCGAGCAGCGCGAACAGCAGGTGCACCTGCTGCGCGATCTGTGCGACACGATGCTGGGCGGTTCGCTGTGCGCGCTGGGGGGCATGGCGCCCTACCCGGTGCTGTCCGCGCTGAACCATTTTCCGCAGGACTTCGGCATCGAGTCCTCCCATTCTGCCGCCCACGCGGCCTGA
- a CDS encoding formate dehydrogenase subunit gamma, protein MHLREAKSDLASSGGARGGKLALDAAQASPTPAIAATARILARLKDQPGPLLPVLHAVQHELGCIPAEAVQTIAEALNLSRAEVHGVITFYPHFRTEPAARHTLEVCRAEACQSMGGERLAAHARAALGCDFHGSTRDGNFTLEPVYCLGLCAQSPAVMIDGQPHARVTEAKLDRLLARTLEDTP, encoded by the coding sequence GTGCACCTGCGCGAGGCAAAATCCGATCTGGCATCCAGCGGTGGAGCCCGGGGCGGCAAGCTCGCCCTGGACGCCGCCCAGGCGTCCCCCACCCCGGCCATCGCGGCCACGGCCCGCATCCTTGCCCGGCTCAAAGACCAGCCCGGCCCGCTGCTGCCGGTGCTGCATGCGGTCCAGCACGAGCTGGGCTGTATTCCGGCCGAGGCGGTGCAGACCATCGCCGAGGCCCTGAACCTCTCCCGCGCCGAAGTCCACGGCGTCATCACGTTCTACCCCCATTTCCGCACCGAGCCGGCCGCGCGCCATACGCTCGAGGTCTGCCGCGCCGAGGCCTGCCAGTCCATGGGCGGCGAACGCCTGGCCGCCCATGCGCGCGCCGCGCTGGGATGCGACTTCCACGGCAGCACCCGGGACGGAAACTTCACCCTGGAGCCGGTTTATTGCCTGGGCCTGTGCGCCCAGTCGCCGGCGGTCATGATCGACGGCCAGCCCCACGCCCGCGTCACCGAAGCCAAGCTGGACCGCCTGCTGGCCCGCACGCTGGAGGACACGCCATGA
- the moaA gene encoding GTP 3',8-cyclase MoaA, with translation MSKVIFLADHRGSPPAPLAPGELPPHGQPALDQRARPLRDLRISVTDRCNFRCTYCMPREVFDSSYSFMPHSALLSFEEISRLAGIFTQLGVEKIRLTGGEPLLRKHIENLVGMLADLRTPHGRPLDLTLTTNGSVLARKAAALKAAGLTRVTVSLDALDASMFQDMSDSGFTPDDVLRGIDAAADAGLAPVKVNMVVRKGLNDGQILPMAERFRHSGHILRFIEYMDVGNSNGWNLKEVVPSRDVLDRIGAVYPLEPVESTEMGRVAERWRYVDGGGEIGVISSVTHAFCGGCTRARLSPEGKLYLCLFAHDGHDLRAPLRDGASDLELARILAGIWSARGDRYSELRGQNMADPARKIEMSYIGG, from the coding sequence ATGAGCAAAGTGATCTTCCTTGCCGATCATCGCGGCAGTCCGCCGGCCCCTCTGGCGCCGGGTGAACTGCCGCCGCACGGGCAGCCCGCGCTGGACCAGCGCGCGCGTCCGCTGCGCGATCTGCGCATTTCCGTCACCGACCGCTGCAACTTCCGCTGCACGTATTGCATGCCGCGCGAGGTCTTCGACAGCAGCTACAGCTTCATGCCGCATTCGGCCCTGCTGTCGTTCGAAGAAATCAGCCGGCTGGCCGGCATCTTCACGCAGCTCGGCGTCGAGAAGATCCGTCTCACGGGCGGCGAGCCCTTGCTGCGCAAGCACATCGAAAATCTGGTCGGCATGCTGGCCGACCTGCGCACGCCACACGGCCGTCCCCTGGACCTGACCCTCACCACCAACGGCAGCGTGCTGGCGCGCAAGGCCGCCGCACTGAAGGCCGCCGGGCTGACGCGTGTGACGGTCAGCCTGGACGCGCTGGATGCGTCGATGTTCCAGGACATGAGCGACAGCGGCTTCACGCCCGATGACGTGCTGCGCGGCATCGACGCCGCCGCCGACGCGGGCCTGGCGCCCGTGAAGGTCAACATGGTGGTGCGCAAGGGACTGAACGACGGGCAGATCCTGCCCATGGCCGAACGCTTTCGCCACAGCGGCCACATCCTGCGTTTCATCGAGTACATGGACGTGGGCAACAGCAACGGCTGGAACCTGAAAGAAGTGGTGCCCAGCCGTGACGTGCTGGACCGCATCGGCGCGGTGTATCCGCTGGAACCCGTGGAATCGACGGAGATGGGCCGCGTGGCCGAGCGCTGGCGCTACGTCGATGGCGGCGGCGAGATCGGCGTCATCTCCAGCGTCACGCATGCCTTCTGCGGCGGCTGTACGCGGGCGCGCCTGTCGCCCGAGGGCAAGCTCTACCTGTGCCTGTTCGCGCACGACGGCCACGACCTGCGCGCCCCGCTGCGCGACGGCGCGTCGGACCTGGAGCTGGCGCGCATCCTGGCGGGCATCTGGTCGGCGCGCGGCGACCGCTATTCCGAACTGCGCGGCCAGAACATGGCGGACCCCGCGCGCAAGATCGAGATGAGCTACATCGGTGGCTGA
- the glp gene encoding gephyrin-like molybdotransferase Glp, whose translation MLDFDQAQTLLANAAGPLPRTEHVELAQACGRVLASHLDATVDIPPADNSAMDGYALRLADWTPQARLPIQQRCYAGDVPEPLKPGHAIRLFTGSVIPAGADVVVMQEDAVEADNQVQISREPRPGQHIRRRGEDTMAGAALLPAGTLLQAAHVALLASQGMAAVPVYGQLRVGILTTGDELVQPGQPRATEQIYNSNGPMLAAMVRGMSAEPVHVLHARDTEADLLQAFKTLLADCDLVLSVGGVSVGERDLVKPALAALGGELSLWKVRMKPGKPVALAQIDGKPVVSLPGNPVSAYAVFATLVTPLMRRMQGREAIFPPVSQLPLRTAQPRQDSREEFLRVQCRVADDGGSELAPYGHQGSGVISSLPWATGLARLPADVPVRDGDRVAYYDLRHWLA comes from the coding sequence ATGCTGGATTTCGATCAAGCCCAGACCCTGCTGGCCAATGCCGCCGGCCCCCTCCCACGCACCGAACACGTCGAACTGGCGCAGGCCTGCGGCCGGGTGCTGGCCAGCCACCTGGACGCCACCGTGGACATCCCGCCGGCCGACAACAGCGCGATGGACGGCTATGCCCTGCGCCTGGCCGACTGGACCCCGCAAGCCCGCCTGCCGATCCAGCAGCGCTGCTACGCGGGCGACGTGCCTGAACCCCTGAAGCCCGGCCACGCGATCCGCCTCTTCACGGGCAGCGTGATTCCCGCGGGCGCGGACGTGGTGGTCATGCAGGAGGACGCCGTCGAAGCCGACAACCAGGTGCAGATCTCGCGCGAACCCCGGCCGGGCCAGCACATCCGCCGCCGCGGCGAGGACACCATGGCAGGCGCCGCGCTGCTGCCAGCGGGCACGCTGCTGCAGGCCGCGCACGTCGCGCTGCTGGCCTCGCAAGGCATGGCGGCCGTGCCCGTCTACGGCCAGCTTCGCGTCGGCATCCTGACCACCGGCGACGAACTGGTCCAGCCGGGCCAGCCGCGCGCCACCGAACAGATCTACAACTCGAACGGCCCGATGCTGGCCGCGATGGTGCGCGGCATGAGCGCCGAGCCCGTCCACGTGCTGCACGCCCGCGATACCGAGGCCGATCTGCTGCAGGCCTTCAAGACGCTGCTGGCCGATTGCGACCTGGTCCTGAGCGTGGGCGGCGTGTCGGTGGGCGAGCGCGATCTCGTCAAGCCGGCGCTTGCCGCGCTGGGCGGCGAGCTGTCGCTGTGGAAGGTGCGCATGAAGCCCGGCAAGCCGGTGGCGCTGGCGCAGATCGACGGCAAGCCCGTGGTCAGCCTGCCCGGCAATCCGGTGTCGGCCTATGCCGTGTTCGCCACGCTGGTGACGCCGCTGATGCGCCGCATGCAGGGCCGCGAAGCGATCTTCCCGCCCGTCAGCCAGTTGCCGCTGCGCACCGCGCAACCGCGCCAGGATAGCCGCGAGGAATTCCTGCGCGTGCAGTGCCGCGTCGCGGACGATGGCGGCAGCGAACTCGCGCCCTACGGCCACCAGGGGTCGGGCGTGATCAGCTCACTGCCGTGGGCCACCGGGCTGGCGCGCCTGCCGGCGGACGTGCCGGTGCGGGACGGGGACCGGGTGGCGTACTACGACCTGCGTCACTGGCTGGCGTAG
- the mobA gene encoding molybdenum cofactor guanylyltransferase MobA gives MAELDRGEVAGLVLAGGQGSRMNGQDKGLVVLHGEPMVAHVARRLAPQVGRLIISANRHADRYGRYGEVVADGDPGLGAWQGPLMGIAAALQVVCRQRASEPGGAASNLAASNPAASNLATPQWLVVAPCDTPFLPADMASRLIGAALAAQSPMAYAVAHGQRHSACMALRTSLRPGLLAYLQGGDRKVGLWQARTGAVQALFDDAPPHAFMNVNTPEDLAQAERYASQ, from the coding sequence GTGGCTGAACTGGATCGCGGCGAGGTCGCGGGGCTGGTCCTCGCGGGCGGGCAGGGCTCGCGCATGAATGGCCAGGACAAGGGACTGGTCGTGCTGCACGGCGAACCCATGGTCGCGCACGTCGCGCGGCGTCTCGCGCCGCAAGTGGGCCGCCTCATCATCAGCGCAAATCGCCATGCGGACCGCTACGGGCGCTACGGCGAGGTCGTGGCCGACGGCGATCCCGGGCTGGGCGCCTGGCAAGGGCCGCTGATGGGAATCGCGGCGGCGTTGCAGGTCGTATGCCGGCAGCGTGCATCCGAGCCGGGAGGGGCTGCGTCGAACCTTGCTGCGTCGAACCCTGCTGCGTCGAACCTCGCCACGCCGCAATGGCTGGTGGTCGCGCCCTGCGACACGCCGTTCCTGCCCGCCGACATGGCAAGCCGCCTGATCGGCGCGGCGCTCGCGGCGCAGTCGCCCATGGCCTATGCCGTGGCGCACGGCCAGCGGCATTCGGCCTGCATGGCGCTGCGCACGTCGCTGCGCCCGGGACTGCTGGCCTACCTGCAAGGCGGCGATCGCAAGGTGGGGTTGTGGCAGGCCAGGACGGGCGCGGTCCAGGCGTTGTTCGACGACGCGCCGCCCCATGCCTTCATGAACGTCAACACGCCAGAAGACCTGGCGCAGGCCGAACGCTACGCCAGCCAGTGA